In Cedecea neteri, a single genomic region encodes these proteins:
- the folX gene encoding dihydroneopterin triphosphate 2'-epimerase: MQPDAIIRIKNLRLRTFIGIKEEEIANRQDVVINVALHYPASKARESEDINDALNYRTVTKDIIQLVENNRFSLLEKLTQDVLNIACAHPWVTYAEVEIDKLHALRYADSVSMTLSWRR, from the coding sequence ATGCAACCAGACGCCATTATTCGCATTAAAAACCTGCGCCTGCGGACTTTTATTGGTATCAAAGAAGAAGAGATCGCCAACCGGCAGGATGTCGTGATTAACGTCGCTCTCCACTACCCTGCGAGCAAAGCCAGGGAAAGCGAGGACATTAACGACGCGCTGAACTATCGCACCGTGACCAAAGACATTATCCAGCTGGTTGAGAATAACCGCTTCTCCCTGCTGGAAAAATTAACTCAGGATGTGCTGAACATCGCATGCGCCCACCCGTGGGTGACATATGCTGAAGTAGAGATCGATAAACTTCACGCGCTTCGCTATGCCGACTCGGTATCCATGACCCTGAGCTGGCGGCGATAA
- the yfcG gene encoding GSH-dependent disulfide bond oxidoreductase, which produces MIELYYAPTPNGHKITLFLEEAGLEYKIHRIDIGKGEQFRPDFLAISPNNKIPAIVDNKPADGGEPLSLFESGEILLYLADKTGLLLSKELRARNATLQWLFWQVGGFGPMLGQNHHFNHFAPQPVPYAIERYQVETQRLYGVLNKQLEKAPWLGGHDYSIADIATYPWVVSHERQRVDLANFPAVRNWFERIRTRPATVKAYQRAEKA; this is translated from the coding sequence ATGATCGAACTTTATTATGCGCCTACCCCAAACGGCCATAAAATTACCCTGTTTCTTGAAGAGGCTGGCCTGGAGTACAAAATCCACCGGATCGATATCGGCAAAGGCGAACAGTTTCGTCCGGATTTTCTGGCTATCTCACCGAATAATAAAATTCCTGCCATCGTGGATAACAAACCAGCCGACGGCGGCGAGCCTTTAAGCCTCTTTGAGTCCGGCGAAATTTTGCTTTATCTGGCGGACAAAACCGGGTTACTCCTCAGCAAAGAACTGCGCGCCCGCAACGCCACGCTACAGTGGCTTTTCTGGCAGGTCGGCGGCTTCGGTCCAATGCTGGGCCAGAACCACCATTTCAACCACTTTGCTCCGCAGCCCGTCCCTTATGCTATCGAACGCTATCAGGTAGAAACCCAGCGCCTTTACGGCGTGCTCAACAAACAGCTGGAGAAAGCCCCGTGGCTTGGCGGCCACGACTACAGCATTGCGGACATCGCAACTTATCCCTGGGTGGTGTCCCATGAGCGCCAGCGCGTTGACCTCGCCAACTTCCCGGCGGTAAGGAACTGGTTTGAGCGGATCCGCACCCGGCCTGCCACCGTGAAGGCCTATCAGCGGGCAGAGAAGGCGTAA